The Anopheles maculipalpis chromosome 3RL, idAnoMacuDA_375_x, whole genome shotgun sequence genomic sequence gcaaatcacCTATGACGATGGTAAAGCAAGCGGATCCGATGGTTCTGGAGGAACTTATCATGGCACTCAACAACTCAAACGATGGCGGTGGTCTGAAAGGATCGAACCTGCGCTGGGAGGACATTTGCTACACCATCCCGGCCCTTCTCCACCAAGTATTGATGGCGTGGGAAAATGAAACTATTTCCCCAGTAGAAATCAAGAAAATGCTCGACGGCTTAAAGGCACATTTCTGCTCATTTGCGGTATGTGCATCGTCATGGTTGTGCGCTTACATGCAGATGGTACGGCAAGACGAGCAGGTGAAACCGATGAACATGGTGCAGCAACTTTGCAGTGCCCTTACTGGACCGCAAGCAGAAGAATGGCAGCAGCAAGACTACTGCAAAGAACGATTCGGTCTAATGGGACAGATAATCCGCCGTATGCAGCAAGAGTTCCAACGAACGCCTCAAATTAATCCAAAACTACGGGCACTCTTCCCCAGCCAACATATGGTCTCGCACTTACCGCTCGAGGAACAGTTTGAGGAAGCGTGGAAAGCGATTGTCGAGCGTGGTTGGTTACCGATCGAAACGACTTTTTTGCTAGACACACTCCTACAATCGTGCGGACCTTCCTGGTTGGTGGAGAAACTGATCGCAAAGCTATTCTTATGCAAGTACATTCGCGATCTCAACAAAACGATGGACATCATTTTTGCGATCATGCATCTAGACATTGAGCGTTGTACGATCGCACTTCTATCGCAGCTCGTGCCGATGATGCTTCACAGCAAGCAGCAGTAAGTGTCTTAAAAAgagtcttcctttttttggaaCTTTCAAAACTTTCTCTTCCCCCTCTCGTTACAGAACACCCGAAATTGTTGATCCACAGTCGCGCGTGCTAGCTAAACTCTGCGTCTATTGTATCATCGTCACGATGGAAGCATCGATCAGTGCGTCCAAAAAGCGTACCCGTGCCACTGAGCTGGAAGATATCGATTCCCTGTGTACGAGCGCAAAGCTACGCAAGATCGATCTGGACGGGATGAGTGTAGGATGTGAAGCAACCGGAGCGAATGATTTCGCACTCGAAAGTGCGCTGGATTCGGTTGCCAGCTGGGATAGTACATCGGTGCCAAGTTTGAAGGAACCGTTGCAGGGCTGTTTGCAGACACTGTTCCGTACCTTTACGCAGTACATCACGACGGATGAACTATCGCCGAAGGTGTACTTTATCTTTCAATTTCTGTCGCTATTGGTTGAGAGTGGCCGGGATAGGATCGCGTGCGTGCTCAAGCTGATACCGAACGGATTGGTGCAGAATTTGCTGAAAATCAACGCTACGGATGAAATGACCGTGGGACTAATTTTAAGGTACGTATATAGTTCTAATTCCCGTTCGTTTTTTGTGGACAAAAGCAAGACAAAGATTACTTCATTACTTCATTTTCGATATGGGCCTAGAAAGATTGAATCTCCATTGACCATTATTGGTTTTCCTAGACTTCATTTTACTCATAGCTTGAGAGTCAGTCCTCAGATAGTCAGGAGTAGTGTTGGGTGGTGAGCTCGAAAGCTGCCGGGAGGCACTTCTGTTTAAAAAAGGTAGCAATCTTCTCAAATTCAACGTATATTTCACTAGTAGGAAAACATCGTCGCCTACATCAATCGTTTAGTTTACCCGCCTTCGCCCTTACGAGATTGCTTTTCACCCTCTCGTGGTAGCTCTTCACATTTTCCAAGCTCTTCGCACTCACGAGGTACTTCTTCGCACTCTCCGAGCCCTCAGTGACCTCGGAGCTACCGGGAGGCCTCACCTCTCACATGTAATGGGTAGTTGTAGGAGTGTTGTGCTACTAGTCACGagctgtgttgtgtgttgtgctgcttTCCGACGGGATTCGATACCCGGTTCTGCCTTGTGAATATCGGATCGCCGCGTACGCAACCATAGAAGTCTAAAGAGTATATTTCGCTGTTGATCAGCGGTCTTACCACGGCTCGTAGACTATCATCACTATCTCTTGACAAACCTTTCATTCTGGTCTATAACGCACTCTGAGTTCCTGGACTTTTCGCCTCCCAGTATTCTTCCAGAAGCAGTTTTTTTCATGCGTTGAACAAAATTTTCCATAATTCAATGATAATTGGTTGTTTGTGAAGTAAAATCAGCTAGTGTCAAAAATATCCTTCTTTAAATCTCGACTAAGCCCAGCTACTTGCttgtttttgaatatttaatacaaattgAAGAATTATACCGGGTCGGTTTAGTCTTTGCCAACAATCATTACTGGGAAATCATTTCCGTGCCATAAAAACCGATCGCAATACGCAAGCATTGCATTAGTAGTCCGCCTTCTGTTGCACCAAGGTGCAGCTTTTCCGGatgattttttaatgcaaGTGCTTCAAGGCGAGTGAGTTCTAGTGAGCAAGCGAGTGAGTGTAGCACACCAGTCACAGTCGTTTTTAAATCGCAACATGTCGGGCTCATATTTTGACGAGAGGACAAAAATCTGGCACGGTCCACCGATGGCCCCGTTATACAATCCGGCCCAAGGGATCGGTGAGCTGTTGTTTCGCGTGCTGCAACGCACACCGACACGCATCGCCCAAATCAGTGTCGATACGGGCCGGTCAATCACGTACAAACAGTTGCACCTGTGGAGCATTCGATTTGCCCAATCGTTAACCGGGTCCTGTGGGCTGAGTCGTGGTGATATGGTGACCGTTGTGGCAAGAAATGGCGAACAGTTGGCTGCCGTTGTTTTCGGTTGCTTTATGGCTGCGGTTCCGCTTAATACGCTTGATCCTACCTTTCGGGCGGAAGATTACGAACATATGCTTAGGACGGTGCAACCGAAAGCAATCATATGTGACAGTGAGTTGGTGGCAGTGTTGAAAGTGGCCTGTGAAGCGGCCACAATCGAACCAGAGTTTATTGTAATTGGAAAGCGCATCAATGGTTATCCGACGGTGGATGATTACCTTCTACCAAACGGACTGGAGGACCATTATGTGTGAGTAATGGAATTGGATATTTTGAACGTTCCTGGGAGGTAATAGCACGGATGTTTCTCTTCCAGTCCGGAACATATCGAAAATGCGGCGCAGGAACTAGCAATTGTGCTGTGTTCTTCTGGCACAACCGGTCTTTCGAAGGGTGTTTGTCTATCGCACGCAATCTGCATCGCTCACACGACCGCCCTGTGGAAGGCGACCGATAATGAGCGCGTACTGTGCTTTAGCTCACTGTACTGGGTGTCTGGATTGGGTGTGCTGCTAAACTCGAGCATCGTCGGTGCAACTAGAATCATCACAAGGGAAAGCTTCAATGCACGGCTGCTGATCGATCTGGTGGAACAGTATCGCATAACGACGCTGTTTATGCCACCGGCCCAGGCATTGGCACTGTTGGGTGATCCAACAATAGGGATGGCAGATTTTGCTAGCCTTCAGCTGGTGCTttgcggtggtggtgcggTATCCGGTGAGCTGAAGAGTTCATTCGAAAGGTATCTCCCCAGGAAGGCAAAGTTTATCGTCGGTTATGGACTTTCGGAAATAGGTGGTGGATGTTTTACTACTGTTCTGATGTACAAACCGGGCGCAATCGGGACACCGAGTGCCGGTATTGAAGCGAAAATAGTTGACGCTGAAGGTACGTCCTTGGAAGCGGATCAAGACGGTGAACTGCTCATCAGAGCACGGTATGTTTTTCTCGAATACTATGGCAATCCAACCGAAACGGCTGAAATGCTCGATCACGAAGGATGGCTTCACACCGGCGACGTTGCCCGATATGATGAGGAGGGCGTGTTCTTTGTGGTCGATCGAAAGAAGGACATCATTAAGTATGGCGGATTTCAAATTTCTCCAACCGAACTGGAGGCAACGATAATGCAGTTGTTTGCGGGAAGTTTGCTGATGGTTTGTGTAACTGGCATTCCTGTGCCGGGAAATGATCTCCCTGTGGCGCTTGCAGTACGTCCAACGGATGGCACAATGGTTAGCGAGCAGGAGATTGTTGGTGCAGTGGCGGATGCAGTGACGGACTTTAAGCAGCTACGGGGTGGTGTATTTTTCGTCGATAGCTTACCGATGACACCGTCCGGTAAGATTGTTCGCCGACGGTGCAAAGAAATCGCCATCTCGCTGTACGAGGAAGAGCTCGAAAGGAGCAAGTGAGATGTGATTATTGATTGTATCCTGGATCGATGACTAAAGACCGGTTGGGTGATCCGGTTGGCTAGGGCTTGCGGGTGCGGTGGAACTAAAGTAGTAACGTTTAGTGGCaggtttcaatattttattaggCGTAGTGTATGTATTTACTGACTCTGTGCTTTACATTGTTAATTTCTTACAGACTGTACGACCTCAATACGCCGACTGGCCGCCAGTTTGCAATGTCCGACATATGCCTGTTGCGCAACATTCAGATGCGAAAGGAGAGTATAAAGCTGTAAATTCTCATCGTATCAGTACACTGAGCTAGCAATTTTAAAACCTTGTTTgtgaacaaataataaatgaagTATTCGTCTAGAAAGTTCCGGTAAATTCGAAGGTCCTAGTTTAACATTATTGCTTAATCATCCTCACAGTGCCGTTCCATGCATATTAGATTGACTGTTTGTGCTGCTGGTGTCACTTCTCGACCCCGTGCTTATGATACTGATTCTCTGTCCATCAGTGCTAGCCAGTTGGGCTTGTGGCTCCATAGTACGCATTTGAATTTCGTCGTTAACAGCGGCCGCTTGTCGATGTATTCGTTTCCGGAACTTCCAATATCCAACGCCGACAGCACCACCAACTACTGCTACCGCTCCGATAACCATCCCACTAATAGAAGCAGCCGAAAGTGTTTCTCCAACCGGTTCCGGgtcaccatcaggcagcggaGCAGTTTCATCGCGATTGTGCATCATAATGCCATAAATGTGTTCCATCGGGTGTCCCTCAATCTTACCGGCACAgatccactcaccaaaatctTCCATCCGTACGGAAGCGATCACGAGCGCACAGGACCCCTTCGCTAGGTTGTGGTTCGGGTTGGAGTAAAACCGTCCAAGAACTGGACGGTCGGTTGTAATGTTTTCGTTCAGGCTGAACGCTTGTCCGGTTGGTGTTATGAAGCGACAGTACTGTAGCGGTGTCCCCCGAGGAATCGAGTCACATCCGAACAGGGCAGGAAAGTCGACACTTGCCTCAACACGTTCGGACGATGCAATCATCTGCGAACGGGAAATGTGCACCTGAAAAGTGGCGGAAACTTCGAGCGCAGACACATGCCCATTTCCCACGTAACAGTGCCACTGGCCGGCATGATCGGTGTCAAGAATGTGAGCGAACGTGATGCTACATTCGCCCATCGCTAGCGAAATTCCACTGTACCAGTAGTTGCCTTCGTTACGCTCTGCCGTAAGACTTTCCGACAGGGAATAGAACTGTCCATGAGGTCCTCGGAACCAGCAGTAATCGATGGGTTTGTTGGCGTTGCAGAGCAAAGTTGTCATGGATTCATTCTGTGCCAATACGGTCTCATCTTTCCCGATAATAGCTAATGAAGGAGTAATGTCAGAATTGTCCACAATCGCGCCGGACACTTTTGTAAGTGAGTCATCACCGTAACCCAGCAAACACTTCCACGTGCCCTTGTCGAGTCCTTCCGGACCGAGAATTTCTAGACCGCATTCGTTCCGCTCGAACCCAGCTCCAATGTAGCCGTAGCGAGGTGTTCCAATGCCTGGGATAACATTCAACCCCAATCCGTCCGCAAGCCGAACGAAGCGGCAGAACTTAAGCATCAGCTTGGTGTAGCGTAGATTGCACGAAAGCACATGATAGTCCAACTCTTTGTGGACGGTCGTTACGATTTGTTCCTCTGATCACAAAtagacaaaaccaaaaaaaaagcgtagaATTTAGGAGCTTATCACTACTCTAGCATTATTGCTTTGTGATGGTTATCGGTTGAGCGTGATGATAAAATATGGAACAAAAGAAGCATACCTTTATTCTCGATGTGGATTCCATACGTCATCTCACGCATTTGTCCCTGTACACCCGCAATCACGCTCCAAACGCCCGCCCCGGTTGGATCGGTTTCACTCAGCGGAAGATGGCAGCGTTCGTACATCGGCACACTGTTGGCACCTTCGCCGGTTGCTGTGCTCTGACGAATCACAAAGCAATACTCCGTCCGTTCGGGACTTATTTCATCCAGAGAGGTCACAGCTGGACCACCACTTCCACTACTCCCAATTCCCACTTCCGGCACGGAGGGCCTTTCAATGACGTCTACCATTGTGACGCCTCGAATCCGTTCCGTTCCCCGTACCAATGTGAGCCGCCAGAAACCACCGTCTCGCTGATGTACCGGATTAACACGAATGCTACACTCGGCATCACCAAAGCGAAGCATCTTTCTAGGCGGTCTTGCATCACCCTCGAAAACACCGTGCACGTCGATGTCCGTCGGTGAACCGGGTTCACGGTAGAAACACCGATCGCCTTCTTGCATCGGTACGAGCAGGCGCAAGTGCATCACTTCACCTTCTGCCACGGTAACACTCGATGGATAGATGTAGCCATGACGGATCTCGAAGCTTGTCAGCAGATTTTTTCCATCAACCACCGTAATAAGCACGTGGGCAAGGACCCATAAACTCCATCGCCGTAAGGAAGACATCCAGAAGGACACTTCTCTGCTCGGCTAGCAATAAAACACTTATGTGAAATGAATCGATTCAACGAGGTGATTACACTGTCCGAATGCGGATCGAGTTGTGAGCAGGAATGATTAACTGATAATCCCTCGATTACAACTTTGCACCCTGGTAAGCTATCTTGCTAAGATATCGTAGTTCATTGTCGTGGTTCTCTCATTAATAACGTATACTCCTGAAGATTGGACTTTTTTCGTGGGATTAcaatgagaaaaaaacaaacaaacgagcaCAGATAGGCTAGTGGAACGAATGCAAGCCTACACCTCTTCACACTTTCTGGCATACGCAATATTGACAACATTCCATCTCAATTGATTGGTATGGTCCTCCTCCCTCTGGTTAGTTGTTCGATGTCTTTCTCCTGACATGAAGAGGACACCACAGACCGTGGGTAGCCTTTGTATGGTCTCCAGCTTCATATTTCGACAGTTGTTTTGAATGGAGCAGCTTCCACTGGTTGATGATGCGATCGGTTGACTACCATCGTACTATTTTTTATCCTATTTCTTACCTAAGATGGTGGTAGATTTAACTCTGTATTCGCGCTACAAGTAGCCGCCTCTTGCAAGAACTTCATCTACCAAGAGATGTTGTTATACCGAGACCTTGTCGTCTATGCAAAAAGTGTTCTAACAACAATTCAACATACCAGTCGAAAAGGTCCAGAGATTGCGCTCTCGTGGTCTTGGGTACACCACTCAGGACAGTTGCAATATTATACGACTTGCCCAAAGCTTATTGAAGATactatttttactttaaagtttattttgttaattattATCAATGTTCTATTCTACCGTCTGTTCGATTCTTTTAACACATGCATCTGCTATATAATAGAGCTGTCAACATGAGTCATTCCTGAGAGACGTTGGTAGTGTTGAGGATCTTTAATAGAACTTTCGTCTTTAGTTCGAATATTGGTCTTTTAGAGATCTCTTGGTGAAAAGAAGTCTGTCTTGATGAAAAGAAGAAGTCGAGTCTGTAAAATGGACCAGATTTCCTGTTACTTCTTGACGTCCTTATTAAAACGGCATATTTTACAACGGCAAGGCACTTAGCACTGAAATTTATGTGAGAGACGGATGTAATGTCAAAGTCTTACCTTCTTGACGCCCTACCAAAATATAAAGTATCTGATCAGTAGATCAGGTCCTCCGATGTCATCGCAATGATCCTTTTCCGTTAGCGACAGGACCTTTATGAATCCTGTGGGAAATTCAGTGGAAAAATGTCTCTTTCAATGCCCAACATCTTCACAATGCAATATGCAGGATGCGGAGGGCCAGAAGACCCTCAGATTGTCTCAAAGAGCTTCAGGGTATTCAGTTCTTCACTGTACGTTTCGGAAACAGCTCTATATCAAATTTTGTCTGTATTTTCTATGGTTGATTAGAGTGACGTCTGATAGGTGAGGTTAACTACCTTTCGTTTGGATGTTCCATAATATAAGTAAATCACACAATAACacatcattcattcatttcccTTTGTTCAATATATTTCATATCAAATAAAGTCAATTCCCTCTCTTTCCCACTAAGAACCTTCCTTCGCACTTCTTCTTTGCTATCCTTCCCATCGTTTATGGGCTACAACATTATACAggaaatgtaaaagaaaatcgaCATTTTTCTTGCGcaataaaaaatggtaaaattcaTATGCACACCTACATGCGGCCGCTGTTCCTCTTGCTCTTTTGTCCCTCCATTTTTCTCTTGTACGCTTTTTTAGCAAAGTAAATATAAAAGAGAGAGGAATAAACCGATAAACACGTGAACAAGGGTGTCGTTTTGCATTTACATTCAATTTTAACTCACAAAAGCTTTTGTGACACTTGTCCAAAGGTCCTCAATTAGCAATTTGTTTCTTCGCAACATTAAGATATTAGCTTTCATTTACACACTTGTTTTTTTGCCTCTTGTAATTGCTCGTCTGcgattttgctttgtttgtttttcgtttttttcgtttctttaaattattttctcctttcttttgcCGTCAGCTGTGCGACCACATGTGCGCTTATGTGTCGTTCACAAAAAGTGATTAAATATTCGATGTTAGTA encodes the following:
- the LOC126560921 gene encoding uncharacterized protein LOC126560921, which encodes MKLETIQRLPTPSREVSFWMSSLRRWSLWVLAHVLITVVDGKNLLTSFEIRHGYIYPSSVTVAEGEVMHLRLLVPMQEGDRCFYREPGSPTDIDVHGVFEGDARPPRKMLRFGDAECSIRVNPVHQRDGGFWRLTLVRGTERIRGVTMVDVIERPSVPEVGIGSSGSGGPAVTSLDEISPERTEYCFVIRQSTATGEGANSVPMYERCHLPLSETDPTGAGVWSVIAGVQGQMREMTYGIHIENKEEQIVTTVHKELDYHVLSCNLRYTKLMLKFCRFVRLADGLGLNVIPGIGTPRYGYIGAGFERNECGLEILGPEGLDKGTWKCLLGYGDDSLTKVSGAIVDNSDITPSLAIIGKDETVLAQNESMTTLLCNANKPIDYCWFRGPHGQFYSLSESLTAERNEGNYWYSGISLAMGECSITFAHILDTDHAGQWHCYVGNGHVSALEVSATFQVHISRSQMIASSERVEASVDFPALFGCDSIPRGTPLQYCRFITPTGQAFSLNENITTDRPVLGRFYSNPNHNLAKGSCALVIASVRMEDFGEWICAGKIEGHPMEHIYGIMMHNRDETAPLPDGDPEPVGETLSAASISGMVIGAVAVVGGAVGVGYWKFRKRIHRQAAAVNDEIQMRTMEPQAQLASTDGQRISIISTGSRSDTSSTNSQSNMHGTAL